One Panthera leo isolate Ple1 chromosome B1, P.leo_Ple1_pat1.1, whole genome shotgun sequence DNA window includes the following coding sequences:
- the NEUROG2 gene encoding neurogenin-2 encodes MFVKSETLELKEEEDVLVLLGSASPASAALTPLSSSADEEEEEELGASGGARRQLGAEAGPGGLGGPSAGAEGCRPARLLGLVHECKRRPSRARAVSRGAKTAETVQRIKKTRRLKANNRERNRMHNLNAALDALREVLPTFPEDAKLTKIETLRFAHNYIWALTETLRLADHCGGGGGGLPGALFSETVLLSPGSASASLSSGDSPSPASTWSCTNSPAPSSSASSNSTSPYSCTLSPASPAGSDMDYWQPPPPDKHRYAPHLPIVRDCI; translated from the coding sequence ATGTTTGTCAAATCCGAGACCTTGGAGttgaaggaggaagaggacgtGCTGGTCCTGCTCGGCTCGGCCTCCCCCGCCTCGGCTGCCCTCACCCCACTGTCGTCCAGCGCCgacgaggaggaagaggaggagctggGCGCGTCGGGAGGGGCGCGACGGCAGCTTGGGGCCGAGGCCGGGCCCGGGGGGCTGGGCGGCCCGTCGGCCGGAGCTGAGGGCTGCCGGCCAGCGCGGCTGCTGGGTCTGGTGCATGAATGCAAGCGGCGCCCCTCCAGGGCGCGGGCCGTTTCCCGCGGCGCCAAGACAGCCGAGACCGTGCAGCGCATCAAGAAGACCCGTAGACTGAAGGCCAACAACCGTGAGCGCAACCGCATGCACAACCTCAATGCGGCGCTGGACGCGTTGCGCGAGGTACTCCCCACGTTCCCGGAGGACGCCAAGCTTACCAAGATCGAGACCCTGCGCTTTGCCCACAATTATATCTGGGCGCTTACCGAGACCCTTCGCCTGGCGGACCACTGCGGGGGTGGCGGCGGAGGCCTGCCGGGGGCGCTCTTTTCCGAGACCGTGTTGCTGAGTCCGGGAAGCGCTAGCGCCTCCCTGAGCAGCGGAGACAGTCCGTCGCCTGCCTCCACCTGGAGCTGCACCAACAGCCCGGCGCCGTCCTCCTCGGCGTCTTCCAACTCCACCTCCCCCTACAGCTGCACTTTATCTCCTGCCAGCCCGGCTGGTTCTGACATGGACTATTGGCAGCCCCCACCTCCCGACAAGCACCGCTACGCACCTCACCTCCCCATAGTCAGGGACTGTATCTAG